In Mercurialis annua linkage group LG5, ddMerAnnu1.2, whole genome shotgun sequence, a single genomic region encodes these proteins:
- the LOC126683478 gene encoding uncharacterized protein LOC126683478 isoform X3, producing the protein MMMLCSSLPLSLLLFSTCTFLFSFSLAHSHFNSFPALPPSGSENVAELLSWGSVVEAPLSEPFETSTLVLAPRRTYRKDPLDGFKRYTGGWNISDRHYWASVGFTAVPLFAIAAAWFFGFGLCLLLVCFCYFCCGKKSYGYSPTAYTLSLIFLIIFSIGAIIGCVVLYTGQGKFHTSTTETLEYVVNQADITVQKLRDVSNYLATAKLSAVDNVTLPSNVQTDIDQIEIKLNSSASLLADRTVENSNDIRDLLDSVRLALIVIAAIMLLLTFLGFLFSVFGIQLVVYILVIVGWILVAGTFILCGTFLLLHNVAADTCVAMNHWVQNPTAHTALDDVLPCVDSATAQDTLSRSKEVTLEFVDLINSVITNVSNINFSPNFPTMYFNQSGPLVPILCNPYFHDLTDRPCSIGEVDMSNATQVWQNFVCQVSPTGICITTGRLNPTLYDQMIASVDVCSRLQTYGPFLVELEDCTFVRETFIDIYKNECPKLQQHSSLIYIGLVMVSTAVMLSIIFWVIYGRERRHRVCAKQLKAESTQSFEDDKRSQS; encoded by the exons ATGATGATGTTATGTAGCTCACTCCCATTGTCACTGCTTCTATTTTCTACTTGTACAttcttattttccttttcaCTTGCTCATTCTCACTTCAACTCTTTCCCTGCTCTACCACCTTCAG GCAGTGAAAATGTAGCGGAGCTGCTGTCATGGGGGTCGGTAGTGGAGGCACCACTTAGTGAACCCTTTGAGACATCAACCCTTGTGTTGGCTCCAAGAAGAACATACAGAAAAGATCCTTTAGATGGCTTCAAAAGATACACTGGAGGTTGGAATATCAGTGATCGCCATTACTGGGCT TCTGTAGGATTTACTGCAGTTCCCCTGTTTGCAATTGCAGCAGCATGGTTCTTCGGCTTCGGTTTGTGTTTACTGCTCGTGTGTTTCTGTTATTTCTGCTGTGGAAAGAAGTCTTACGGCTACTCTCCGACAGCATATACTCTTTCTCTTATTTTCCTCATTATCTTCAGCATTGGAGCAAT AATTGGATGCGTAGTTCTGTACACGGGTCAGGGGAAATTTCATACAAGTACAACAGAAACTCTGGAGTATGTGGTTAATCAGGCAGATATAACTGTTCAGAAATTAAGAGATGTGTCCAACTATCTTGCTACGGCCAAGCTAAGTGCAGTAGATAATGTTACTCTACCTTCTAATGTCCAAACTGATATTGATCAGATTGAAATAAAGTTAAATTCTTCCGCTAGCCTCCTTGCTGATCGAACGGTAGAGAATTCGAATGACATACGAGATCTTTTGGATTCTGT GAGACTGGCACTTATTGTTATTGCTGCTATCATGCTTCTCCTTACATTCCTTGGTTTCT TATTTTCGGTGTTTGGCATCCAACTAGTAGTCTACAT CCTGGTCATAGTTGGATGGATACTTGTTGCTGGAACATTTATTTTATGTGGCACATTCCTTCTCCTCcataa TGTGGCTGCAGACACTTGTGTTGCAATGAATCACTGGGTGCAAAACCCCACTGCACATACCGCTTTAGACGATGTACTGCCTTGCGTGGATAGTGCAACCGCTCAAGATACCTTATCACGTAGCAAGGAAGTCACTCTTGAATTTGTCGATTTGATCAACTCGGTCATCACCAACGTTTCCAATATTAACTTCTCCCCCAACTTTCCTACAATGTACTTCAATCAATCCGGTCCATTAGTGCCCATACTATGCAACCCTTACTTCCATGACTTGACAGATCGACCTTGCAGCATCGGTGAAGTCGACATGAGCAATGCAACACAG GTGTGGCAGAACTTTGTATGTCAGGTTTCACCAACTGGTATATGCATCACAACCGGACGTTTGAATCCGACCTTATACGACCAAATGATAGCTTCAGTCGATGTATGTTCGAGGCTGCAAACTTACGGTCCTTTCTTGGTCGAGCTGGAAGATTGCACATTTGTGAGGGAAACATTCATTGACATATATAAGAATGAGTGTCCTAAACTGCAACAACACAGCAGTTTGATCTACATTGGACTGGTGATGGTGTCTACTGCAGTTATGCTATCGATTATCTTCTGGGTTATTTACGGGAGAGAAAGACGCCATCGTGTATGCGCCAAACAGCTTAAAGCTGAATCAACTCAGAGTTTCGAAGACGACAAGCGTTCGCAATCTTAA
- the LOC126683478 gene encoding uncharacterized protein LOC126683478 isoform X1 translates to MMMLCSSLPLSLLLFSTCTFLFSFSLAHSHFNSFPALPPSVLLEATGSENVAELLSWGSVVEAPLSEPFETSTLVLAPRRTYRKDPLDGFKRYTGGWNISDRHYWASVGFTAVPLFAIAAAWFFGFGLCLLLVCFCYFCCGKKSYGYSPTAYTLSLIFLIIFSIGAIIGCVVLYTGQGKFHTSTTETLEYVVNQADITVQKLRDVSNYLATAKLSAVDNVTLPSNVQTDIDQIEIKLNSSASLLADRTVENSNDIRDLLDSVRLALIVIAAIMLLLTFLGFLFSVFGIQLVVYILVIVGWILVAGTFILCGTFLLLHNVAADTCVAMNHWVQNPTAHTALDDVLPCVDSATAQDTLSRSKEVTLEFVDLINSVITNVSNINFSPNFPTMYFNQSGPLVPILCNPYFHDLTDRPCSIGEVDMSNATQVWQNFVCQVSPTGICITTGRLNPTLYDQMIASVDVCSRLQTYGPFLVELEDCTFVRETFIDIYKNECPKLQQHSSLIYIGLVMVSTAVMLSIIFWVIYGRERRHRVCAKQLKAESTQSFEDDKRSQS, encoded by the exons ATGATGATGTTATGTAGCTCACTCCCATTGTCACTGCTTCTATTTTCTACTTGTACAttcttattttccttttcaCTTGCTCATTCTCACTTCAACTCTTTCCCTGCTCTACCACCTTCAG TTTTGTTGGAAGCAACAGGCAGTGAAAATGTAGCGGAGCTGCTGTCATGGGGGTCGGTAGTGGAGGCACCACTTAGTGAACCCTTTGAGACATCAACCCTTGTGTTGGCTCCAAGAAGAACATACAGAAAAGATCCTTTAGATGGCTTCAAAAGATACACTGGAGGTTGGAATATCAGTGATCGCCATTACTGGGCT TCTGTAGGATTTACTGCAGTTCCCCTGTTTGCAATTGCAGCAGCATGGTTCTTCGGCTTCGGTTTGTGTTTACTGCTCGTGTGTTTCTGTTATTTCTGCTGTGGAAAGAAGTCTTACGGCTACTCTCCGACAGCATATACTCTTTCTCTTATTTTCCTCATTATCTTCAGCATTGGAGCAAT AATTGGATGCGTAGTTCTGTACACGGGTCAGGGGAAATTTCATACAAGTACAACAGAAACTCTGGAGTATGTGGTTAATCAGGCAGATATAACTGTTCAGAAATTAAGAGATGTGTCCAACTATCTTGCTACGGCCAAGCTAAGTGCAGTAGATAATGTTACTCTACCTTCTAATGTCCAAACTGATATTGATCAGATTGAAATAAAGTTAAATTCTTCCGCTAGCCTCCTTGCTGATCGAACGGTAGAGAATTCGAATGACATACGAGATCTTTTGGATTCTGT GAGACTGGCACTTATTGTTATTGCTGCTATCATGCTTCTCCTTACATTCCTTGGTTTCT TATTTTCGGTGTTTGGCATCCAACTAGTAGTCTACAT CCTGGTCATAGTTGGATGGATACTTGTTGCTGGAACATTTATTTTATGTGGCACATTCCTTCTCCTCcataa TGTGGCTGCAGACACTTGTGTTGCAATGAATCACTGGGTGCAAAACCCCACTGCACATACCGCTTTAGACGATGTACTGCCTTGCGTGGATAGTGCAACCGCTCAAGATACCTTATCACGTAGCAAGGAAGTCACTCTTGAATTTGTCGATTTGATCAACTCGGTCATCACCAACGTTTCCAATATTAACTTCTCCCCCAACTTTCCTACAATGTACTTCAATCAATCCGGTCCATTAGTGCCCATACTATGCAACCCTTACTTCCATGACTTGACAGATCGACCTTGCAGCATCGGTGAAGTCGACATGAGCAATGCAACACAG GTGTGGCAGAACTTTGTATGTCAGGTTTCACCAACTGGTATATGCATCACAACCGGACGTTTGAATCCGACCTTATACGACCAAATGATAGCTTCAGTCGATGTATGTTCGAGGCTGCAAACTTACGGTCCTTTCTTGGTCGAGCTGGAAGATTGCACATTTGTGAGGGAAACATTCATTGACATATATAAGAATGAGTGTCCTAAACTGCAACAACACAGCAGTTTGATCTACATTGGACTGGTGATGGTGTCTACTGCAGTTATGCTATCGATTATCTTCTGGGTTATTTACGGGAGAGAAAGACGCCATCGTGTATGCGCCAAACAGCTTAAAGCTGAATCAACTCAGAGTTTCGAAGACGACAAGCGTTCGCAATCTTAA
- the LOC126683478 gene encoding uncharacterized protein LOC126683478 isoform X2, whose amino-acid sequence MMMLCSSLPLSLLLFSTCTFLFSFSLAHSHFNSFPALPPSATGSENVAELLSWGSVVEAPLSEPFETSTLVLAPRRTYRKDPLDGFKRYTGGWNISDRHYWASVGFTAVPLFAIAAAWFFGFGLCLLLVCFCYFCCGKKSYGYSPTAYTLSLIFLIIFSIGAIIGCVVLYTGQGKFHTSTTETLEYVVNQADITVQKLRDVSNYLATAKLSAVDNVTLPSNVQTDIDQIEIKLNSSASLLADRTVENSNDIRDLLDSVRLALIVIAAIMLLLTFLGFLFSVFGIQLVVYILVIVGWILVAGTFILCGTFLLLHNVAADTCVAMNHWVQNPTAHTALDDVLPCVDSATAQDTLSRSKEVTLEFVDLINSVITNVSNINFSPNFPTMYFNQSGPLVPILCNPYFHDLTDRPCSIGEVDMSNATQVWQNFVCQVSPTGICITTGRLNPTLYDQMIASVDVCSRLQTYGPFLVELEDCTFVRETFIDIYKNECPKLQQHSSLIYIGLVMVSTAVMLSIIFWVIYGRERRHRVCAKQLKAESTQSFEDDKRSQS is encoded by the exons ATGATGATGTTATGTAGCTCACTCCCATTGTCACTGCTTCTATTTTCTACTTGTACAttcttattttccttttcaCTTGCTCATTCTCACTTCAACTCTTTCCCTGCTCTACCACCTTCAG CAACAGGCAGTGAAAATGTAGCGGAGCTGCTGTCATGGGGGTCGGTAGTGGAGGCACCACTTAGTGAACCCTTTGAGACATCAACCCTTGTGTTGGCTCCAAGAAGAACATACAGAAAAGATCCTTTAGATGGCTTCAAAAGATACACTGGAGGTTGGAATATCAGTGATCGCCATTACTGGGCT TCTGTAGGATTTACTGCAGTTCCCCTGTTTGCAATTGCAGCAGCATGGTTCTTCGGCTTCGGTTTGTGTTTACTGCTCGTGTGTTTCTGTTATTTCTGCTGTGGAAAGAAGTCTTACGGCTACTCTCCGACAGCATATACTCTTTCTCTTATTTTCCTCATTATCTTCAGCATTGGAGCAAT AATTGGATGCGTAGTTCTGTACACGGGTCAGGGGAAATTTCATACAAGTACAACAGAAACTCTGGAGTATGTGGTTAATCAGGCAGATATAACTGTTCAGAAATTAAGAGATGTGTCCAACTATCTTGCTACGGCCAAGCTAAGTGCAGTAGATAATGTTACTCTACCTTCTAATGTCCAAACTGATATTGATCAGATTGAAATAAAGTTAAATTCTTCCGCTAGCCTCCTTGCTGATCGAACGGTAGAGAATTCGAATGACATACGAGATCTTTTGGATTCTGT GAGACTGGCACTTATTGTTATTGCTGCTATCATGCTTCTCCTTACATTCCTTGGTTTCT TATTTTCGGTGTTTGGCATCCAACTAGTAGTCTACAT CCTGGTCATAGTTGGATGGATACTTGTTGCTGGAACATTTATTTTATGTGGCACATTCCTTCTCCTCcataa TGTGGCTGCAGACACTTGTGTTGCAATGAATCACTGGGTGCAAAACCCCACTGCACATACCGCTTTAGACGATGTACTGCCTTGCGTGGATAGTGCAACCGCTCAAGATACCTTATCACGTAGCAAGGAAGTCACTCTTGAATTTGTCGATTTGATCAACTCGGTCATCACCAACGTTTCCAATATTAACTTCTCCCCCAACTTTCCTACAATGTACTTCAATCAATCCGGTCCATTAGTGCCCATACTATGCAACCCTTACTTCCATGACTTGACAGATCGACCTTGCAGCATCGGTGAAGTCGACATGAGCAATGCAACACAG GTGTGGCAGAACTTTGTATGTCAGGTTTCACCAACTGGTATATGCATCACAACCGGACGTTTGAATCCGACCTTATACGACCAAATGATAGCTTCAGTCGATGTATGTTCGAGGCTGCAAACTTACGGTCCTTTCTTGGTCGAGCTGGAAGATTGCACATTTGTGAGGGAAACATTCATTGACATATATAAGAATGAGTGTCCTAAACTGCAACAACACAGCAGTTTGATCTACATTGGACTGGTGATGGTGTCTACTGCAGTTATGCTATCGATTATCTTCTGGGTTATTTACGGGAGAGAAAGACGCCATCGTGTATGCGCCAAACAGCTTAAAGCTGAATCAACTCAGAGTTTCGAAGACGACAAGCGTTCGCAATCTTAA